CATCGGGACCGCAGGCGAACTGGAACGCCGCCGGCGCCGAGCCGTCGAACTGATCGCGGGTCCGCCGCTACCTGCGGCGGCGGCGGATCAAGGCGGTGATCCCCAGCCGCAAGGACCAGCGTCGGAGCCGGCACTTCGACAAGCCGAGCTATCGGCGCCGCAACGTGGTGGAGCGGTGCATCAACTGGCTGAAGGAGAGCCGGCGGATCGGGACCCGCCACGAGAAGCTGGCGATCACCTTCATGGGCATGATCAAGCTGGCCATGAATCCGCCAACGAATTGACCGCAAATCTGAGATCAAAGCCTCGTCCCAACGCCTCCGTTGGTTCCGTCCGATCGTCGCGTCCGACGCTGACCCCCGACGAGCATCAGCGATCCGGGCCGGCCCCCGCTCGCCCTCGGCCTTCACCCTGCGCCGCTGCCGGATCCTGGCGGCCAGCGCCGAGGGCCTCAAGCCCTCGCAGATCGCCCCCCGGTGTGGCCGCCCGTCCCAGACCGCCCGCAACGCCCTGCGGGCCTTCGCCGCCGGGCACCGACTGCCTGCGCGAGAAGTCCCACCGCCCCGCGTCGGCCCGCCCCGGGATCGACGACGCGGGTGCGAGCGGCCGCGGGCCCTGCTGCACCGCAGCCCCCGCGACTTCGGCGAGCCGACCTCGTTGTGGACCCCGGAGCCGGCCGCCGGGGCGGCCTTCGCCGAGGGCCTCACCGCCCGGCTCGTCAGCGGGGAGGCGATCCGCCAGGCCCTGGAGCGCCTCGGCGGCGTCGGCTGGAGACGGGCCGAGGACTGGATCACCAGCCCCGGCCCCTCATATCTGCGCAAGGAGAGAGCATGAAGGCCGGAGCCGTTCGGGAGGCAGGCTTGAGCGAGTGACACGCTCGTCCCCTTCCCGGAGACCTCGGCCATGACCACCACCACCAAGAAGAAGGTCCGCTTCGTCGCCCGAACTCCTCGACGTCCTCGACGCCCCGCCTCGACTCCGGCGAGACGGCCCACGTCGGCGTCGACGTCCACAAGGCCAGCCACCACGTCGCCGTCGTCACCGACCTGCGGGGGTCGCTCGTCGCCTCCCGGACCCGCCCGCCGACCCCGAGTCGCTCAGCGAGCGGCCCAAGCCCATCGGCTCGCAAGTCGCCCGGGTCGTCTACGAGGCCGGTCCGACCGGCTTCACGCTGGCCCGACGGCTCAGGTCCTCCGGGCTGCGAGCCGGGTGATCGCCCCGCCGAAGACCCCCACCATGCCGGGCCCCGAGGCCGAGAGCGACCGGCTCGACCGCCGCAAGCTGGCCGTCTTCGCCCGGAAGGGGCCGCTCCAACCCGTGCGCGTCCCCGAGGAGCGGGAGGGAGCCGACCGCCGGGTCCTGCGGCTGCGTGAGCAGCTGGCCCGCAAGCTCCGCGCGGCCCAGCAACAGGTCCAGGCGTTCCTCCTCCAGCATGGCATCGCCGAGCCGGCGGGGCTGACCCGCTGGACGGCCGCGTCGGTCGACGCCCCTCGCCGGCTGGAGCTGACCCCCGAGCCGCGGCTCCGCCCGGACGTGATGCTCGACGAGCGGCAGCATGATCGGGAGCGGGTGGCCCGCGCCCCCCGACGCCTGCCGAGAGTCGCCGCCGCGGCGCGGGCGCCGATCGCGAACAGGTCTGCGCGACGCCGCGGACGGCGCCCGTCGAGGCGGCCCGGAGGTGGGTCGCCGGCGATGAGGCGGCGAAGGCGCGATACCGCCGGCTGGTCGCCACGACCGGCAACGGCAAGAAGGCCATCGCGGGATGGCCCGGCGTCTGGCGATCCTGCTGTGGCGGCTGAGCCTCAGCGGTGAGCCCTACCGGGCGGCCGCCTGGCGGCCCGGCCCGGCCCCGGCAACCCCGGAGCGGCCCGGTTCGCGGCCGCGACCCCTGCCCGAGCGACCGTCGAGTGGGGCAGGACGACCCCGAGCCAGTGAGGATCTGCGAGTGAGGTGACCGCGTCGCGCCCCCGGCGGGCTGAGGCCCGCGGAAGAAGAGGGCGGCCCTCGTTCGCGATCGCAGACCCTAACCCGTGCCCCGAGCACGAAGAGCAGGCCGATCCTCCCACGCCTCGGGCTCCGCATCTCGCCCCTTGACAACCGGCCTCATAGCAGGGGCACGCGACCGCCTGATCCGCCTGGCGGAGGCCCATCGGGCTGGGTGCTCGGCTTCCAGGGCGAGGCTCTGGTGGAGCCGCCTGGCCCGGCCGGGCCTGCACGCCTGGGCCGGCGGCGAGCCGCTGCGGCTGCACGAGCCGGCCACCGACCCCGACCCCCGACCCCGACCCCGAGGCGGCCGGCCTGCTACGGCCTGCTGCGCCGGCAGGCGCCGGCCTGCTACGGCCTGCTGCGCGGCGAGACCGGGGGGATGCTGCTGCGGTTCGTCCGGGGCCGGCCGGTCAGCCAGGTGACCGAGGACTTCCTCGCGTGGGCCCGCGAGCGGCTGGCCGCCGAGGGCAAGACGGCCCTGCCGCCGGTCTGGGACAACGCCGCCTGGCACGTCGGCAAGCGGGCCCGGTCCCGGATCAAGGCGCACGACCGCCGGGCGAAGGCCGAGGGGGGCGTAAGAAGCCCTGACAAAAACCGGGTGAATCACATCACATCCTGGTGGAGGATACGGAAGCAGATGACACAGGCCGCCAGGGTCGTCCAGGCGTCCTGGATCACCCCCAGCCGGTCGTACCGCACCCGCATCCGCCGCAGGCCCTTGATCCAGCCGATCGTCCGCTCCACCACCCAGCGGACCTTGCCCAGCCCGCTGCCGTGCGGTGTCCGACGCTTGGCGATGTGCGGCTCGATGCCCATCCAACGCAGTAACGCCCTCGTCCCCTCGCTGTCGTAGCCCCGGTCGGCATACAGGTCATCCGGCAACTGCTTCGGCCTGCCCGGTTTGCCGGCGACGCTCGGGAAGTCGAGCACCAGCGGGATGATCTGGCGGTGGTCGCTCTCGTTGGCCCCGGCGGTGCGGATCGCCAGCGGCACTCCGGTGCGACTGACCATCACCGTGTGCTTCGTGCCCTTCCTGCTGCGGTCGACGGGGCTCGGGCCGGTCGCCTCGCCGCCGCCGAAGGCCCGCACCGTCACGCCGTCGACGACCACCGTGTCGGTCTCCAGCTTGCCAGCCTTGCGGAGCAGCCTCAGCAGGTCGGCATGGAGGCGGTCCCAGATGCCGGCCTCCTCCCAGGCCCGCAGCCGGCGATGGGCGGTGCGACCTGAGCAGCCGAGTTCCTGCGGGACATCCTCCCAGCGATTGCCGGTGGCCAGGACGAACCAGATGACACGCAGGGCGACCCGGTGCCCGATCGGCGGGACGCCCGCCGTAGGGGCCGATGGCCGGTTCCGGCGGCAGGTGGTGGGCAACCAGATCGAAGAACTCGTCCGGCATGTGGGCGCTCGCCATGGTGGTGTCTCCTTCGGTTCGGAGGAAAACAGCACCAGGGCGCAAACTCCATGCCACACGGTTTTGTCAGGGCTTCTAATACTACTCCGTTAGCTTGGTCTTGGAGCGGGTGAGCCAGGGCCGGCAGTGCGCGCAGTCCGGCCGGCTGACCGGCGCCAGCAGCCGCTGCAACGCCCGGCGGATCGCCGGCACCGTGATCACCGGCGCTCGGCCTCCCCTTTTTGCCCGGCCGGGATCGCCCCCGACGGGCTCGGCGTCGCTCCAGGGTGAGGAACCCGAAGGCCAACATCACCAGGCAGGCGTGATGGTGGAAGCCCCGCCACGAGCGGCCCTCGTGGTGGTCCAGCCCCAGTTCCTCCTTCATCTGCTGGTACCCGAGCTCCACCGGCCAGCGACTCCGCCACAGGCGCACCGCGCGGATCCGGCTGGTATCGGCCGGGAGGTTGCTGAAGGCGTACTTCAGCTTGCCGTCGGCCTGCTCCTCGATCAGCAGCCAGATCGGCTCCGCCCCGGCGCAATCGCCTGTCGCCCATCCCTGGCCCGGCCAAACGCGCAGCCAGGCGAATCGGCCCCACATCGGGCCCTTGGTCCCCTCCCGCCACGTCACCTTCCGGCGCGGCGTCCGCGCCGCCAGCTCCTTCAGGCCCACCGGCCGGGGCGAGCCCTCGGCCAGGCGACGCCGCTTCTGCGGCCGCCCGCCCGTCCCGGCCTTGGGCTCGTCCCACCTCGGCTCCTCGGTGAAGACCAGCATCTCGTCGGTCACGCCGACGACGTAGTGCAGGCCCCGCTCGGCCAGGCCGTCGCGGAACGGGCCCGAGACGCCGTAGCCGCTGTCGGCCACGACGAGCCCGCCCGGCAGCCCTTCGGCGCGGATGCGGTCGAGCAACTCCAGGGCGATCTGACCCTTGGTCAGCGACCGCCGCTCGGCCTCGGGCACCTTGGCCTTATCCAGTCGCTTCGGGTCGGCCAGCCAGCCCTCCGGGAGGTAGAGCCGCATGTTCAGCGGGTAGTGCCCCCTCGGGGCGACGTAGTGGACGCTGACGGGCGCACTGGCAGTTGGCCTTCTTGCCCAGGGCGCCGCAGTACTGCCGCTGCACGCCGACGGAGTGCGTGCCCTGCTTGGGGAAGGTGGTGTCATCGATCACGAAGATGCCGGCCGGGTCGGCGAACTTCGCCGCCATCGTGGCCCGGTAGCGGCTCAGGACCGCTTGCTCGTCCCAGGTGCTCTGGCCGAGGAACTGCTGCAGGGCCTGGTCGGGGTCGGCGACGTCGAGCCCCTCCGACAGGGGGACGCGGGCGGCCATCGGCTCGACGCTCTTGCGGTCCCCGTCCTGGACCAGGCCGCGGAGGTAGACGCCGCACCAGGCGGCCTGGCGGGGCCGGTTGAAGTCGGCGCGGAAGGAGGCGGCATACGCGGCGAGGCGGTCGAGGACGTCGGGGTTTAAGTCGGGGGTGTAGGTCCGGTTCATACCCTCGGTACGAACCGCAGCAGTCGATCGTTCGTATGATTTAACGGAGTAGCACTAAGGACCGTCGCCTGCCGGCTGCCGGTGAAGGCCCCGTGGCTCAACGCCATCGAGCCGAAGTGGGTCCACGGCAAGCGGGCCCTCGTCGAGCCGCAGCGGAAGCTGACGGCGGCCGAGGTCGTGGAGCGGGTCTGCGTCTACTACGGCTGCGAGCCATCGGACCCGATCACACAACAAGTCGCTTGAGACCGCACTAGGCAACGCCGTCGGCTCGGCCGGCCGGGATGCCTGGGATGCGTTGATCGTGAGCCTTCAGGATGCCGGCGAGTGGGCAGAAGATCGCTGGATTGCGGTCAAACAATCCGACCCGCTCCACTGGGTTAAGTGGCACAACGAAACGTCAACGCATCTATTCCAGATCGATGTCAGCCATGCCGAAAGTGCGACCTCCATATTCCCGCACATCCTCCAGGCACGCTTCTCGGACGTCGACAATCAGCTGTGGGGGATCCGCATCAGCGTAGAGCAAGCCGGAGAGGTCATCGCCAGCAGGTACTTCCCGACTCGCGGCAAAAACGATCAAGGGATTATGATCGGTCGATCGGCCCGCATGTACGGTATTGAATTTGAGGCACGAGGAGATGGGAGAACACCTTCACCGTCGAGATCAAGGATGAAGAGCGGGGATGGATGCAGAAGCGCAAAGTGTCCATCACGAAACCGCTCATTCCGCCCGGCCCTTGGCCTATCTTCTACGACGAACGCTACGACCCGGCCAAGGAGGGGGGCGAGGCCGGCGGGAGCGGGGCCGACAGGGGCGGGACGGCGACCCCAATCGTCTACGAGCCCTCTGCGGCGGAGCAGAGGCGGGGATTCCCGCTGGAATACGTCATGGCCTCGGCTGGGCTGTACGCGGACGACGACGGGTACGTCCTCGGGCTCGACATGATCGAAACCTACGATGGCGAGACCGAGGTCGAGGTGACGTTCCAGAAGTTCAACTCAGCAGACCAGCCTATCGACGACAACGGGGAGACCAGGCCCGACTTCGACGCGCGGGTCGGCCGGGAGATCGCGCGGCAGACGGACATAATGGAGGCTTATCGAGTGTTCCCCCAATGGTACCAAGAAGAGTATGGGGTCACGCTCCAGCAACAATTTGAGCGGCAGAATCGCAACCGAGAAGCTTTCGGTAATCATAATTTTATACATGATTAATTCATTGATATCTAACTCGGCGCCGGCGGAACCTGGTCGATCGTGTACCCCAAGGCCGTCGGCACCTTGCGCGAGGCGATGGGCTCCGAGTTGAAGATCCAGGCGTTGAGGAGCCAGGTCTGGACCCGGTCGTTTGAGACGATCACCTCGCAAGGCCTGAAGATCGAGCAAGGGCTCCGCCTCCCCGAGAGCGTGACGAAGGCGACGGCGGCCAAATGGGGGGCTCGCATCACGGTCAAGGAGGGCCCGCGGAGCGAGCCGAAAACGGTGCCCCTGGACGAGAAGCTGGACGCCAATCTCTTCCGGAAGGTGGACGCCACGAGGCGCGAGGGCCAGTCCGCGCTGGACAAGTGGCGTGAGGCGTATGTCGTCTACCAGGCGGAGAAGGACCGGGCCCGGGAGGTCGAGCAGCTCCGGAAGCTCCGGACGTATGAGGCCATCAAGGGGATCGGCGAGGCCTCCCGAATCTCCAAGGAGGACGCCGAGGGCCTCTTCGGCATGGCGGTGCCCGGGATCGGGTTCTTCATGAGCGCCGGAAACACATACATATACGCCAAGGAGGGCGACGTGCAAGGCGCGGTCGTCGAGGGGGCCGCCGTGCTGCTCGACGTCCTCGCGATGGGCGCCGGCCGCCTGTTCGGCAAGCTGGGCGAGCTGGTGCCATTCGGGCCGAAGGGCAAGCAGGTGGCCAAGCTCGACGCCAAGGTGGTCCAGAAGCTTGAATCGGAGGGAGCGCAGTCCGTGGCTGAGGTCGCCGAAAAGGGTTTGAAGGCCATCAAGGGGCTCCCCGACCAGCTGGTCGAGGCGGGCATACAGGCGAAGCACGCCACGGCCCTCAAGAAGTTCGCACGCTCCGAGCAGTCGATGATCGTTGTGCGTGCGTCGAACAAGAATAGCCTGAAGTGGCAGGGGCAGGTCCACGAGAAGGGCCGGTACCTGCCGAAGCCGGACAGCCTGTCGTTCAAGTCGCACAAGGAGCTAGGCCTGGTCACCGGCGGCAAGTCGCCCGACGGCACGCTCGTCGACGCGGCCGGCAAGCGGACCGAGTTTGTCGTCGCCGACGACGGGCGCATATTCGGACAGGGGCAGGGCGGCAAGGATACGGGCTATGTGCTCCGGGAAGGGAGCGCCAGGGATGCGCAGGGTAACCTGCATAAGGCCAGCTTCATCGAGGACACGCAGGGCAACCGGTTCTACAGCGATTACGACCTCATGGGCGTCTACGACGAGTCGACTGTGGTCCCCGGCAAGTGGATCCCGCGATCGACGGGCGACAAGACGGCCCCGTCGCCGTTCATCGCCCGGATCAACGCCGCGGTCGACTCGGCCCTGAACCTCTTCCAGCACGGGGCCAACGACGAGCACTGGAAGGTCATCAAGGGAGAGGTGGTGCTCGGCAACCCCAACGTCGGCGACAAATTCATCGTCTTCTTCGAGAACGGGTCGATGGAAATCCGCGACCTGGCCAGCCTTGAGAAGCTCTACGGTGAGCGGATTAAGAGCTGGCCCCTGGATTGATCATCCGACGGCCTGTTGGACGTGCAGAACCTCGGGTACCTTCGGGAACAGTCCGGCCGCCTGGCGTGGCCCCAGGGTCACGCCGGGCGGCCGTCGGAGACCGGGTCGGGCCGTAGCCCGTCCCCCGCGCTGGCCAATAATCTTGCACTCGCCTGCGTCAATTGGGGCAGATCGCGAAGCACCGAGGTCAGTACCCCGCGACCTGGGCCGATCGGGTCCTCTTCGATGGGGGCTTGATCAAGCTCCCGCCGGAGAGGTCTCCGTCCCAGGAGACGGGCCCAGGGGCGGATACTCCGCAGGGGGGAGGATCAAGACACCCGCCACCCGCTGGCCGTAGTAGGCCCCGAAGTGCTCCCGATCGCCAGTCAGCAGGTGCGTCGCCCCGCCGTCGATCGCCGCTAGCAGCACCGGCACGTCCTTCTCCGGCAGCCGGACCCCACGCGGCAGCGTGAAGTGCTCGGCCTCGACCAGCCGGACCCGCCGCAGCAGCCGCGTCAGCCGACCACGCTGCGCCGGCTCCTCCAAATTCCGCCGGGCCTCATCGGCGGCGTAGCCCGACGATAGCAGCTCGATTTCCTCGAGTCCCCAGAGCCTCCTCAGGGCGGCGTCGGGGCGCCAGGCGGCGGCGAAGAGCACGTTGGCGTCGAGGAACACGCGGTCCACGGCTCAGGCGCCGTCGGGCTTGTAGTGGGGGACCGCGTCGGGGTCCAGGCCCATCGCCTGCACGGCCCGGCGCGCCGCGGCGTAGTCGTCCGCGTCGACGGCGTTGGAGAGGAGGAACTGGGCCTTGCGCTCGGGGGTGTAGACCTCGACGGGGAGGACCACCGCCGGGCGGATGAGGATGCCGCCCTCGCGGGCCTCGGCGACGACGAGCGAGCCCTCCTCGATGCCGTAGCGGCGGCGAAGCGCCGCGGGGATGACCACGGCGCCCCGCTTGCCCACGCGGCTGGGCTCGGGGGCCATGGGCGGCCCCTCGTCGGCCGGCGGCCGCGTCGTCGACGTCGGGGGGTTGCGTCTCGAGCCGGCGTTCTTGGCCGGGGGCATATGAGGTCGACCCGGGTCCGAGGTGAGGAATGCCCGAATGCCTGAGAATCGGGCGATGAGGATATTGTCCTCATGCCCCGGACCGCGATCAAGGCCCCCCGCGGAGTCGGGAGTGGGCGAAGTCCGCCCGGCACACCCGGCCCCGTTTGTCTCGGAGGGCGATGCGGGAGGCGATCCGGCTGCGTGGACCGTGAGCGGAGGCGCGGCCGTTGGGCGCCCCGCCGTGCGGTGAGCTCGACGCTTCTCGTTGCGATGTCGGTGGATCCGCCATGATCGAGGACGGATGATCCTCCGCAGAAACGAGCCCGTTCCGTGCCGATTCCGGACCGTTCGGCAGCGGCGTGGGCAACAATCCCCTGGGATTTCCGCGGGATCGACAGCAGGTGCGTCTTTGGGGGCGGGAAACGCACTCGGCATGGGGCCGCAGGGGTCGCAGTCCCAGTGTGTTCTGACCTCGCACCGCGCGAGCGGAAGATCAATTATGAGGAGACCCGGTCCGGAGGCTCAAGGCCGGGCGAAGACCTCTGTGGGCAGGTCGGGGATGCCCAGCCTCGCTTTCCACTCCGTCGCGTCCTTGGGCTTGTCCCACGCCTCATAGAGGCGGATCACCCTCATGGCCGACTCCCGCAGCCGGTATCGGTCTGGTACGGTGATTTGCGACTCGCGTTCCTTCATCCCCCGGTAGCCGC
The Tautonia plasticadhaerens DNA segment above includes these coding regions:
- a CDS encoding PIN domain-containing protein is translated as MDRVFLDANVLFAAAWRPDAALRRLWGLEEIELLSSGYAADEARRNLEEPAQRGRLTRLLRRVRLVEAEHFTLPRGVRLPEKDVPVLLAAIDGGATHLLTGDREHFGAYYGQRVAGVLILPPAEYPPLGPSPGTETSPAGA
- a CDS encoding IS110 family transposase, encoding MPGPEAESDRLDRRKLAVFARKGPLQPVRVPEEREGADRRVLRLREQLARKLRAAQQQVQAFLLQHGIAEPAGLTRWTAASVDAPRRLELTPEPRLRPDVMLDERQHDRERVARAPRRLPRVAAAARAPIANRSARRRGRRPSRRPGGGSPAMRRRRRDTAGWSPRPATARRPSRDGPASGDPAVAAEPQR
- a CDS encoding IS5 family transposase (programmed frameshift), yielding MASAHMPDEFFDLVAHHLPPEPAIGPYGGRPPIGHRVALRVIWFVLATGNRWEDVPQELGCSGRTAHRRLRAWEEAGIWDRLHADLLRLLRKAGKLETDTVVVDGVTVRAFGGGEATGPSPVDRSRKGTKHTVMVSRTGVPLAIRTAGANESDHRQIIPLVLDFPSVAGKPGRPKQLPDDLYADRGYDSEGTRALLRWMGIEPHIAKRRTPHGSGLGKVRWVVERTIGWIKGLRRMRVRYDRLGVIQDAWTTLAACVICFRILHQDVM
- a CDS encoding AbrB/MazE/SpoVT family DNA-binding domain-containing protein gives rise to the protein MAPEPSRVGKRGAVVIPAALRRRYGIEEGSLVVAEAREGGILIRPAVVLPVEVYTPERKAQFLLSNAVDADDYAAARRAVQAMGLDPDAVPHYKPDGA